One Patescibacteria group bacterium DNA segment encodes these proteins:
- a CDS encoding Ig-like domain-containing protein — MAPKSKKNNLLSVTPRLHSGNKKLYDPGQARMTGRVSRVLSWVVMAVLIIQVVFPGGLFDFAVQRTYAATTLGISAPIASTEWVIGENNTILWTTVGDVPSYFKLYYSTDSGGNWASIDDYEAYTGSPQFYLWTTPVVANAGSQTHQVKVEAYDAGDVLLATKSTVSYIIDYGPLDSFVVDVEPQISEGLSVYLDATAKDQYDNTILNFSDSGMVTQGYVRIDGMGVPNVMVTVNGDSNLTNGDGLFSIVQPQPSGWSWANGHAQIVTYFTYDEGNIGDGGGTISYDLNAKGNDTTNVVANLVLMDAPTSASSFVIGSPGNSITFRAGGETSIDHLDLAYSPNNGGNYYTIENGVADGAMPQTYSWIVNNDTPGAQWKVRVQSYDATDTLIATGTSDAFTVAYGAVASFTVAAPETANINQYFSLTVTAKDTYGNTITTFSEATAIGSLPSNITPTTIGNGTTTGTWSNGVVTYNGYQISGTGVQTITATYGSATGSDTMNIIGGGSTTVIGCTESMDKKAPASAVVGILDANNIIQPMPATTYKTPMTVVAEAIDPDQGLVADGCPLGTGVAAIDLQLKKGAGEYIAQSGGMYMVPPANAKPGYDYYKWIIDIPAKEFTTYYFYSLATDYDGNAETAPSMPGYDTLTLVDMRRPYVISTNPLNSQTGVANNMPIQVVFNMPMNTASVWSAFSITKQGAVVPVDLRWSAVWSNNNQVASFRHATVFDYSGVYTVKIDPDIATNASGAPLDITNPDAAPMPFSFTVAAGPQTNRPYLATSTKVVNLAIAPVGSLLTYTIVLRNTGTATANVVFTDPIPVNTTYDNMVTNAVYDAVAKTIRWSGTIARGRTWTITFRVKINTGVANGTVIENKATFSDGAGNTFDRYANTTVNTVPTSKVIGNLVDGTLITPMQGYTYASPLTVVAQAPNASSLLTVNLYYRTSATGDTVYKNFGPGTKYQDLPDGSAYYKWDFPFAEGISLTYYFYTRATDSYGNIENAPSSYDAYTRVNTIRPYITLTTPVHNAVNVPISGTSSYVRLTFSAAMDRASVISAFNFSRVDGKPVPDFQWVATWNTSSTQIILRHASVPFEYKTQYQVSVDPAIAKDAKGKYLNNADSRSKPNPFTFTTAIKQAPDLTASVKLVDSPTVQPGALLLFTIKVDNSLGTVSARVTLTDPLPANTTYANYRFGGLNYNATTKIFSWSGTVLAGASQTMGFQVRVNTPLDNNLNITNTVTLKDQTNPAIAKQAISIVGSTPNWATSYLKVDLPPERTDGKVKPGDTITYTTYIANTGDMNVSNLAVVTDVPNHTKYVDGSATGGLVYDSATDTLQWTGVLNVNQNKTFTYQIKLNNNPDEFKAPNNKVFTQIDLADGVDGYVMENTTMVDVPEDTTIKPPRPNPAPYITDQIQPAMNATSVKLLSSVVVPFSETMNTDFLQYEVMLGDLQVDVSKWEATWSETGEQVTLTPPAPLDSGEIYTIHILEALDLQGSGLITDGPVPDNTWKFTTVRPMLTFSQPEGPVSFLAGQVSQEIILKVVDWINFNALGESPAYLPYTVEGMQDLVLNLETTSTTGRMGATPTGPFYTKTWGPWSGKPADPNAYLKIPVGGDAASFYYTDVEIGFNSLMAADSNTQGYVVIDPERKPVITSTTSSDIDQIYFGSDPQRIPVSSFSNPIIFGITNRDKQVELEEGRSFLLHSTSTTGRFYTSDKNLITEEYVANTNQGRQVFYRHYIRTTTMTETIYYKDSTPGSYSLTIADGNSELGVAGVVIQAGIAQSTGQSMIVLPLDITDCEEGDCELDELIPVDDDSGRVLDKIVITPQDVTLVPGAAKIFSATGYDQDGQEINELVFSWYVIAGGGTILKAGSIDNNHNSRFIAGKIPGVYYDTVMVAAYYNGNILADNATVRVARVINYGAPGTLPSTGPNGIQLLFMILTLISAVALAAVEHYEKTYLTKKQQPAR, encoded by the coding sequence ATGGCTCCAAAAAGCAAAAAGAATAACCTCTTGTCGGTAACCCCTCGACTACACTCGGGGAATAAAAAATTATACGATCCTGGACAAGCCAGGATGACGGGCAGAGTAAGTAGGGTGCTGTCGTGGGTGGTGATGGCAGTGTTGATTATTCAGGTGGTGTTTCCGGGAGGATTGTTTGATTTTGCTGTCCAAAGAACTTATGCTGCTACAACCTTAGGCATATCGGCGCCCATTGCTTCTACAGAGTGGGTTATTGGGGAAAATAATACCATATTATGGACAACTGTCGGGGATGTTCCAAGTTATTTCAAATTGTATTATTCAACCGACAGTGGAGGCAATTGGGCTTCAATAGATGATTATGAGGCCTATACAGGTAGTCCTCAGTTCTATCTTTGGACAACGCCGGTAGTGGCTAACGCAGGATCACAAACACATCAGGTTAAGGTTGAGGCGTACGATGCCGGGGATGTTTTATTGGCGACTAAAAGTACTGTCTCTTACATAATTGATTATGGGCCACTAGATAGTTTTGTTGTAGATGTTGAACCTCAAATAAGCGAGGGATTGTCGGTTTATTTAGATGCTACAGCCAAAGACCAATATGATAATACTATTTTGAATTTCTCTGATTCAGGTATGGTTACTCAGGGCTACGTGAGGATTGATGGTATGGGAGTGCCTAATGTCATGGTTACTGTAAACGGTGATTCAAACTTAACAAACGGAGATGGCCTTTTTAGTATTGTTCAGCCTCAACCTTCTGGATGGTCTTGGGCTAATGGACATGCTCAAATTGTTACTTATTTCACTTATGATGAAGGTAATATTGGAGATGGAGGTGGAACAATTAGTTATGATTTAAACGCCAAAGGGAATGATACCACTAATGTAGTAGCTAATCTAGTTCTTATGGATGCGCCGACATCGGCTTCCAGTTTTGTAATCGGCTCGCCTGGGAACAGCATCACTTTTCGGGCAGGAGGAGAAACAAGTATTGACCATTTGGATTTGGCGTATTCGCCAAACAATGGAGGTAATTATTACACGATTGAAAATGGAGTGGCGGATGGAGCGATGCCACAGACTTACAGTTGGATTGTTAACAACGATACTCCGGGCGCGCAATGGAAAGTCCGCGTGCAATCCTACGATGCTACGGATACCCTGATTGCGACCGGGACCTCGGATGCCTTTACGGTGGCCTACGGTGCTGTGGCCAGTTTTACTGTAGCTGCTCCAGAAACAGCTAACATCAACCAATATTTTAGTTTGACGGTAACTGCTAAAGATACATATGGAAATACCATTACTACATTTAGTGAAGCCACAGCGATCGGGTCTTTGCCCAGCAATATCACGCCAACCACTATCGGCAACGGTACCACTACTGGCACTTGGTCGAATGGAGTAGTCACATATAACGGTTATCAAATCAGCGGGACAGGAGTACAAACCATTACCGCGACTTATGGCAGTGCGACCGGATCTGATACTATGAACATCATCGGTGGGGGATCTACTACCGTGATTGGTTGTACGGAATCAATGGATAAAAAAGCCCCGGCTTCGGCGGTAGTAGGGATTTTAGATGCCAATAACATTATCCAACCCATGCCGGCCACTACTTACAAAACTCCCATGACAGTAGTGGCGGAAGCAATCGATCCCGACCAAGGTTTGGTGGCTGATGGTTGTCCTTTAGGTACGGGTGTAGCTGCAATTGATTTGCAACTTAAAAAAGGCGCCGGTGAGTATATTGCCCAAAGCGGGGGAATGTATATGGTCCCACCTGCCAATGCCAAACCCGGTTATGATTATTACAAATGGATTATAGATATTCCGGCAAAGGAATTTACGACTTATTATTTCTATTCGTTAGCCACTGATTATGATGGCAACGCCGAAACCGCCCCGAGCATGCCAGGTTATGATACGTTGACGCTAGTGGATATGCGCCGGCCATATGTGATTAGTACCAATCCGCTTAATAGCCAAACCGGCGTGGCGAATAATATGCCCATCCAAGTGGTATTTAATATGCCCATGAATACTGCTTCGGTCTGGAGTGCCTTTAGTATTACTAAGCAAGGCGCTGTAGTGCCGGTGGATTTGCGTTGGTCAGCTGTGTGGTCTAATAACAACCAAGTAGCAAGTTTCCGTCATGCCACCGTATTCGATTACAGTGGAGTTTACACAGTAAAAATCGATCCGGATATTGCTACCAATGCGAGCGGAGCGCCTTTGGATATTACCAACCCTGATGCAGCTCCCATGCCATTCTCGTTTACGGTAGCGGCGGGTCCACAAACCAACCGACCTTATTTAGCCACTTCAACTAAAGTAGTTAATTTAGCGATTGCACCGGTCGGAAGTTTACTTACTTACACTATCGTTTTGCGTAATACCGGCACGGCCACGGCCAATGTAGTGTTTACTGATCCTATTCCTGTCAATACAACTTACGATAATATGGTGACCAATGCAGTTTATGACGCGGTGGCTAAGACTATCCGTTGGAGCGGTACTATCGCCCGGGGTCGAACTTGGACCATTACCTTCCGGGTCAAGATTAATACGGGAGTGGCTAATGGTACTGTTATCGAGAATAAAGCTACCTTCAGTGATGGAGCTGGCAATACCTTTGACCGGTATGCCAACACCACCGTTAACACCGTGCCAACTTCCAAGGTCATTGGCAATTTAGTGGACGGAACTCTAATCACCCCGATGCAGGGCTATACTTACGCCTCGCCGTTAACGGTGGTGGCGCAAGCTCCCAATGCCTCTTCCTTGCTCACGGTAAATTTGTATTACCGAACCAGCGCCACGGGCGATACTGTGTATAAGAATTTCGGGCCAGGTACAAAATATCAAGATTTGCCGGATGGCTCCGCTTATTACAAATGGGATTTCCCATTTGCTGAGGGAATCAGTTTGACCTATTATTTTTACACCCGAGCTACCGATAGTTATGGCAATATCGAAAATGCTCCCAGCAGCTATGATGCCTATACTCGGGTGAATACGATTCGTCCGTATATTACTTTGACCACACCTGTGCATAATGCGGTTAATGTGCCAATCAGCGGTACTTCTTCTTATGTCCGGTTGACTTTTAGTGCAGCCATGGATCGGGCTTCGGTGATTAGTGCTTTCAATTTCAGTCGGGTGGATGGCAAGCCGGTGCCTGATTTCCAGTGGGTAGCCACTTGGAATACTAGCAGTACCCAGATAATTTTGCGTCATGCGAGCGTCCCATTCGAATATAAAACTCAATACCAAGTATCGGTTGATCCGGCTATTGCCAAAGATGCTAAGGGAAAGTACTTAAATAACGCTGACAGCCGGTCCAAGCCCAATCCCTTTACTTTCACTACGGCTATTAAACAAGCTCCGGATCTGACTGCCTCGGTTAAATTAGTAGACAGTCCGACAGTTCAACCCGGAGCCTTGCTCTTGTTCACTATTAAAGTGGATAACAGTCTAGGCACCGTATCAGCTCGGGTTACTTTGACGGACCCGCTGCCGGCCAACACTACTTATGCCAATTATCGGTTTGGAGGACTCAATTACAATGCCACGACTAAAATATTTTCTTGGAGCGGGACTGTTCTGGCCGGGGCTTCGCAAACTATGGGATTCCAGGTGAGAGTGAATACCCCCTTGGATAATAATTTGAATATCACCAATACTGTCACCCTTAAAGACCAGACTAATCCGGCCATTGCCAAACAAGCTATTAGTATTGTCGGATCGACGCCCAATTGGGCTACCTCGTATCTCAAGGTTGATTTACCACCCGAGCGGACTGACGGCAAAGTCAAACCAGGTGACACCATAACCTACACTACTTATATTGCCAATACGGGTGATATGAATGTTAGTAATCTAGCTGTTGTCACTGATGTGCCAAATCATACTAAATATGTTGATGGTTCTGCCACCGGCGGTTTGGTTTATGATTCGGCCACAGATACTTTGCAGTGGACAGGAGTTCTTAATGTTAATCAAAATAAAACTTTTACTTATCAAATCAAACTGAACAATAATCCCGATGAATTTAAAGCACCCAACAATAAAGTCTTTACCCAGATTGATTTAGCAGATGGAGTGGACGGGTATGTTATGGAGAATACCACCATGGTGGATGTCCCAGAAGACACGACCATTAAACCACCTCGGCCTAACCCGGCGCCGTATATTACCGATCAAATCCAGCCGGCGATGAATGCTACTAGTGTTAAATTGCTGAGTTCGGTTGTGGTGCCTTTCTCTGAAACCATGAATACTGATTTTCTGCAATACGAAGTGATGTTGGGGGATTTACAAGTCGATGTCAGTAAATGGGAAGCCACATGGTCGGAAACAGGGGAACAAGTAACCCTAACGCCGCCAGCTCCCCTAGATTCTGGCGAAATCTATACCATTCATATCTTAGAAGCGCTTGACCTGCAAGGATCTGGGCTGATCACCGATGGACCCGTGCCAGATAACACCTGGAAATTTACCACTGTCCGGCCGATGTTGACCTTCTCTCAACCCGAGGGGCCGGTATCGTTCTTAGCCGGTCAGGTGAGTCAAGAAATTATTCTAAAAGTGGTAGATTGGATTAACTTTAATGCTCTGGGTGAATCTCCGGCGTATCTGCCCTACACTGTCGAAGGTATGCAAGACCTGGTGTTAAATCTAGAAACCACTAGCACAACTGGACGGATGGGTGCTACACCCACAGGCCCGTTCTATACCAAGACCTGGGGACCTTGGTCGGGCAAACCGGCTGATCCGAATGCTTATCTAAAAATTCCTGTGGGCGGAGATGCAGCTTCTTTCTACTACACCGACGTTGAGATCGGCTTTAATTCTTTAATGGCGGCCGACAGTAACACCCAAGGCTATGTCGTGATCGATCCCGAACGCAAACCGGTGATTACTTCTACCACTAGCAGCGATATTGATCAGATCTATTTTGGCAGCGATCCGCAGCGGATTCCGGTCAGTTCGTTTAGTAATCCGATTATCTTTGGCATCACTAATCGAGATAAACAAGTGGAATTAGAGGAGGGCAGAAGCTTCCTGTTGCACAGTACTTCCACTACCGGCCGGTTCTATACCAGCGATAAAAATCTGATCACCGAGGAATATGTAGCCAATACCAACCAGGGTCGGCAAGTTTTCTATCGCCACTACATTCGCACTACCACAATGACAGAAACAATTTACTATAAAGATTCTACCCCGGGATCGTATAGCCTGACTATCGCCGATGGTAATAGCGAACTGGGGGTTGCCGGAGTGGTGATCCAGGCTGGTATTGCCCAAAGTACAGGCCAGAGCATGATTGTTCTACCTTTAGATATCACCGATTGCGAGGAAGGTGATTGCGAATTAGACGAACTGATCCCAGTAGACGATGATTCTGGTAGAGTATTGGATAAAATTGTCATTACTCCTCAGGATGTTACGCTAGTTCCGGGAGCAGCTAAGATCTTTAGCGCAACTGGTTACGACCAAGACGGCCAAGAGATAAATGAACTAGTCTTTAGTTGGTATGTTATTGCCGGCGGGGGAACTATTCTGAAAGCCGGATCAATAGATAATAACCACAACAGCAGATTTATCGCCGGTAAAATTCCGGGAGTTTATTATGACACTGTCATGGTGGCAGCCTATTACAACGGCAATATTTTGGCTGACAACGCTACTGTCCGGGTGGCCCGGGTCATCAATTACGGAGCGCCCGGCACCTTGCCTTCCACGGGTCCGAACGGCATCCAACTATTATTTATGATCTTGACGCTGATTTCAGCCGTGGCTTTAGCGGCGGTAGAGCATTACGAAAAAACCTATCTGACTAAGAAGCAGCAACCGGCTAGATAA
- the smpB gene encoding SsrA-binding protein SmpB, whose product MKLIATNKYAKSSYDILDKFEAGLVLTGPEIKSIRNGQASLKGSYGRLRGSELWLTGAHIAAYHQGVPANYDPLRPRKLLLKRSELNKLIGKIQEQGLSLIPLSLYIKHNVAKVEIALARGLKKYDKRAKIKAKETARDIQRKIRRK is encoded by the coding sequence GTGAAACTTATCGCTACCAACAAATACGCCAAAAGCAGTTACGATATCCTGGACAAATTCGAGGCGGGCTTGGTATTAACTGGGCCGGAAATTAAATCCATCCGGAATGGGCAAGCGAGCTTGAAGGGGAGTTATGGCAGATTACGAGGGAGTGAGTTGTGGCTGACTGGAGCGCATATCGCTGCCTATCACCAAGGCGTGCCCGCAAATTACGATCCCTTACGGCCGAGAAAATTACTGCTGAAAAGATCGGAGTTAAATAAGTTAATTGGCAAGATTCAAGAACAGGGGCTGAGTTTGATCCCACTTTCTTTATATATAAAGCACAATGTGGCAAAGGTAGAGATTGCCTTAGCACGGGGCCTAAAAAAATATGACAAACGGGCCAAGATCAAAGCCAAAGAAACCGCCAGAGATATTCAGCGCAAGATCAGGCGAAAATAG
- a CDS encoding LysM domain-containing protein, with translation MELVPVIVTMVALLVLAALATAVAKAFSKNNTVGGIVGFAVFLASILLMGMGEIKTPLTDWTTNLVAVVSHAAATAPSTAPVSVRRMPDPSPTPSQQDNPGTTAVPETPAEPTTATDRSEMFDLGSGVVGYFDDDTPYTEYIVQPGDNLYRIGQNFGIDDIEIANRNGLHIGRYQIYPGDVLKIPK, from the coding sequence ATGGAATTAGTCCCAGTAATTGTGACAATGGTCGCCTTGTTGGTATTAGCTGCCTTGGCTACGGCTGTTGCCAAGGCATTCTCAAAAAACAATACCGTTGGAGGTATTGTCGGATTTGCAGTATTCCTAGCATCCATTTTATTAATGGGAATGGGAGAAATTAAAACTCCCTTAACCGATTGGACTACCAATCTGGTCGCGGTGGTTTCCCATGCTGCTGCAACAGCGCCCAGTACTGCTCCAGTAAGTGTCCGTCGGATGCCAGACCCTTCACCAACTCCATCACAACAGGATAATCCCGGGACAACAGCTGTTCCTGAAACGCCTGCTGAACCAACGACTGCGACAGATCGATCAGAAATGTTCGATCTCGGTAGTGGTGTTGTTGGTTATTTCGATGACGATACTCCGTACACGGAGTACATTGTTCAACCTGGTGATAATCTATATCGGATCGGGCAGAATTTCGGTATCGATGATATTGAAATTGCAAACAGGAATGGTCTCCATATCGGTAGATATCAGATCTATCCTGGCGATGTTCTAAAAATTCCCAAATAA